The Thermus brockianus genome window below encodes:
- a CDS encoding sensor histidine kinase: MKELEAAWEEALEGLVLHRERQVVYLNPKAEELLQVRREKVVGRPLLLTLRDHRLEALALHGGERRLEVRGRLLWVKALPGRLYLLDETELKGRLEALEEATLTLAHELRTPLAGMGPLLEALTPRTKQEKEVLDLLKGEVARLARLAQSLSFTQPGPRRTFPLEELWPRLERLLHERLRGRRVEVHLPHTARTDPDALFQILLNLLDNALKYGQDPIRLRSRLGEDHLHLEVRDAGPPLPDYETLFLPGRRGFQGGLGQGLGLYLVRRLARSLGGEAYAGREGEENVFGVRLPLD; this comes from the coding sequence GTGAAGGAGCTAGAGGCCGCTTGGGAGGAGGCCTTGGAGGGGCTTGTCCTGCACCGGGAAAGGCAGGTGGTCTACCTCAACCCCAAGGCGGAGGAGCTTTTGCAGGTGCGCCGGGAAAAGGTGGTGGGCCGCCCCCTCCTCCTCACCCTACGGGACCACCGCCTGGAGGCCTTGGCCCTCCACGGGGGGGAAAGGCGCCTGGAGGTGCGGGGCCGCCTCCTTTGGGTCAAGGCCCTTCCGGGAAGGCTCTACCTCCTAGACGAAACGGAGCTAAAGGGGCGGCTAGAGGCCCTCGAGGAGGCCACCCTCACCCTGGCCCACGAGCTCAGGACCCCCCTGGCGGGGATGGGCCCCCTCCTGGAGGCCCTCACGCCCAGAACCAAGCAGGAGAAGGAGGTCCTGGACCTCCTTAAGGGGGAGGTGGCCCGCCTCGCCCGCCTGGCCCAAAGCCTCTCCTTCACCCAACCCGGGCCCAGGCGCACCTTCCCCCTGGAGGAGCTTTGGCCCCGTCTGGAAAGGCTGCTGCACGAGCGGCTCCGGGGAAGACGGGTGGAGGTCCACCTCCCCCACACCGCCCGCACCGACCCCGACGCCCTCTTCCAGATCCTCCTAAACCTCCTGGACAACGCCCTCAAATACGGCCAAGACCCCATCCGCCTCCGTTCCCGCCTAGGGGAAGACCACCTCCACCTGGAGGTGCGGGATGCCGGCCCCCCCCTCCCCGACTACGAGACCCTCTTCCTCCCGGGGCGCCGGGGGTTCCAGGGGGGCCTGGGGCAGGGGCTTGGCCTATACCTGGTGCGCCGCCTGGCCCGGAGCCTGGGAGGAGAGGCCTATGCTGGACGGGAGGGGGAAGAGAACGTTTTCGGCGTCCGCCTTCCCCTAGACTGA